CGGCAGCTTGGAGTGACGCAGGTGACGTACTACCGATGGCGCAAGGAGTATGGCGGCATGAAGGTTGATCAGGCGAAGCGCCTGAAAGATCTGGAGAAGGAGAATGCCAGGCTGAAGCGCCTTC
The genomic region above belongs to Pseudomonadota bacterium and contains:
- a CDS encoding transposase, whose protein sequence is MGVKRYKPEEIISKLREAEVLLAQGVGVGEVVRQLGVTQVTYYRWRKEYGGMKVDQAKRLKDLEKENARLKRL